The segment CTGGCGAGCGCCACCTACAAGACCAGCTGGGTGGATCTGACGATCAACTGCGAGTCGTGCCACGGTCCGGGCAGCCTGCACGTGGAAGCCTGGAGCGGCGCCTCGCGCGGCGGAGACATCGACGCGGCACGCGGCGGACTGATCAAGCTGGGTGAGCTGTCGCCGAAGCGCCAGGTGGAAGTGTGCGCCAAGTGCCACGCCGCCAAGACGACCCTGCAGCGCGGCTACAAGCCGGGGGAGGATTTCCTCGATTACTACGAGCCCATCGTCCCCAGCACCGGCAACCAGTTCTTCTCGGACGGCCGGAACAAGGGGCTGAATTACAACTACATCGCGCACCTGCAGAGCAGCTGCTACGCCAAGGGCGATCTCACCTGCACCGGCTGCCACGATCCGCACGGCTCGGAGAACCCGGTCGACCTGCGCGAGCCTCAGAGCAACCTGCCGCGCCTGTGCATCCACTGCCATGCCGACAAGAAGCTGGGGCCCGAGGAGCACTCCCACCACGACGCCGCGGCGGTCAACTGCATGGACTGCCACATGCCTTTCGTCGACATCCTGGGAAGACGGCTGCAGGCGCGCGACCACAGCATCTCCGTGCCGGTTCCCGCCGTCACGCAGAATTTCGGAGCGCCCAACGCCTGCAACACCTGCCACCGCGACCGCGACCCCGAATGGGCGGCCCAGGCGATCAAGCGCTGGTTCAAGGACGAGCAGACCGATCGGGTCAACAAGGCCGCCGCCTTCTTCTATGGCTTCCGCAAGGATCCGGCGGCGCCGCGAGCGCTGCTTTCCCTGTTCTCCGACAAATCGGCCCTGTCGATGCCGCGCCGCGCGGGCATTCCGCGCATCCTGGCGACCTATCAGGATCCCTCGATCCTGACGCCCCTCGTCGACGCCATGCTCGACCCGCAGGAGGAGCCGCTGGTTCGCTATCAGATCGTGGCGGCCTTCGCCTCCGTTCCGGGGCCGGAGTCGGATCAGGCGCTGCTGCGGGCGGTGAGCCGGCCCGAGAACGCGATGCGCCGCGTGGCCGGAGTGGAGCTGGCGCGCCGCGGCGTGCGTCCCAAGGACCCGGCGCTGCAGCAGCGGATTCAGGACGTCGTGAAGGATTACGAAGAGGTCGTCGGGGACGTGCGCTCCGACGTCCCGGAGGATCACGCCGGACTGGGGGACATTTACGCGAAGCGCGGGGAGACGGACAAGGCGCTTTCGGAGTATCGCTTTGCCCTGAAGCTCGATCCCGATCTGCCGCAAATCAGGATCCAGATGGGAACGGCCCTGGCGGAGCGTGGTGAGATCGATTCGGCCGCGGAGCAGTTCAATGCCGCCGCTGCGCTGCTGCCGTCGAGCCCTGTCCCGCCCTTCAACCTCGGCGTGCTCTACCAGCAGGCGAAGCGACCCGCTGAAGCGATTCCACACTTCACCCGCGCGCTCGAAATCGATCCGGGCCACGCCGAGGCGCAGTATTTTCTCGCCCTCGCCCGCCTCGACACCGGCGAGCCGCGTGCGGCCGTCGAGCTCCTGACGAAGTTCCTCTCGTCGCATCCGCGCAACGCCATGGCGCATTTCCAGCTCGGCCGCGCCTACGAAGCCGCCGGCGATCGCAGGGGCGCCCGGGATGAGTATTCCCGCGCCGTCTCGATCGCCCCGAACCTGGCCGAAGCGCGAACGGCCCTCGGAAAGCTGGGGTCCTGACCGGCCGTGGGCCTGTCGGAAATCTGACGACAGACGGCCCCGGCGCAATCTACTCGGCTTCATTGACTGGGCCTGGCGCGAAACCTAGATTCCACCCGTCATGCCCGATCCTTCCCGTGTCCTGCACGCTCCCGCTCACGCTTCCGAAAAGGGCTTTTTCAGGAAGCTGCGCAGCCGCGTCTTCGGCCGCCGGCGGCGGCTGCTGGTGCATCGCGGCTACCAGCTGAAGAGCGCCACCAAGAGCGTGCTCGGAAGCGGCGCCCTGATCTCCCTGCTCGCCTTCGTTCTCTACCAGGTCAACCTGGAAGCCTCGCGGGACCTGCAGCAGATGGCCCCTTTCATGCAGGCCGGCCTGAGGCGCTGGGATCGGATCACGCTGCTCTCTCTCATCCTGGGAGGCGTCGTTTTTCTGGCGGGGGTCTTCCTCATCGAGCTGATGGAAACCCACCGCACCGCCGGGGTGATCCTCAATCTGACGCGCCGCCTCGATGAGCTGCGGCGCGGGCGCCTGAGCGCCTTCCTGAGGCTGCGCAAGCACGATTGCTTCCGGGAGCTCGAATCGGTCTTCAATGAGACGGCTGCCTCGCTGCGGGCCCGGGCCGAAGGGGACGTCGCGGCTTTGGGACGGCTGTCGTCGCTGGCGCGCGAGCTGCTGCAGGAGCAGGAAAAAGGCAACGGCGCCCGCGTCCGGGCGCTCGCGGAAGGGCTGCGGGAGGCGCTGGAGGATATGCGCTGCCGGAAGGCGGAGCTGCTGGAGCCGTGACAGGAGCGGCAAATCGACCGAAATGCGAAAAATAGAACTTGACAGGTACCCCTTAGGACTGTACTGTTTGCCGCGTGTTGCGAGGAGTTTCCGTTTTGAGTCCTGAGTAGCAGAAGACCACCCCAGCGCAGTTCGGCTTCGGTGGTTTTTTTTTGCCCTCAGGACGGCTTTCAGTCACGGCGGTGCGATAGCCGCCTCGAACCAAGGCAAGGCCTTGTACTCTCGTCGAAAGGAGGTAGTTCCAGTAGTGCCTAAAGGAAAAGTAAAGTGGTTCAACAACGCCAAAGGGTACGGTTTCATCCAGCAGGAGGACGGAAGCGACATCTTCGTCCACTTCTCTGCGATCAAGGGTGATGGGTACAAGACCCTGGAAGAAGGCCAGACGGTGGAGTTCGATATCACCCAGGGCCCCAAGGGTCTGCAGGCGGAGAACGTCGTTAAGGCCTAGGCTCCTTTCGACCTTTGCCAACATGAAGCCCCGGCGGGGGAACCGCCGGGGCTTTTTATTTGTCCGCTTGGAGGCTCTATTTCCCTTGCGGGGATTTCGAGGCGGAGGGTCCGGGATCGGACAGCTCGGGGTGTTTCTTGTAGTAGCGCTGGATGACCCACTCGGGGGTCTCGGCCTTCTCGCCGCGTTCGAACTTGCTCTCGAAGACACCGTCGCCATCGGTGTCGACGATGGCGTAAACCGTCGGCGGTGCGCCATTCTCCCCCAGGATGTGGAACTGGCAGGCGTAAATCTCTCCCTCGATCTCCAGGGTGTCGAAGACCACGCCGTCCTTCTTGCGCTTGTAGATCTTGACCAGCGTCTCGGCCCCGGCGATCCGCGGCGTGTAGTCCTGCGGTCTGATGTCCTTCTTCTCGGCCGCGGCGGGATTCGGGAAGAGCCACCCTTCTTTCTTGACCTCGACCGCCTCGCAGGGAACGAGGGCGAAGGATGCAAGGACCAGGAACGCCGCAATCCGCTTCATCGATGATGTCTCCCAGGCCGGCAATCCTAGCATGGCGGTTCTCCCGCGGCCAGGACAGTTTTGGCGGGAATCGGCGCCGGTCGCGATGTTCAGGGCTCCAGGTCGCCGTCGGGGCTGGAGTTGGCGAGGATGGTCTTGTAGTAGGGCAGGAGGCGGCGGTTGTAGACCTCCATCAGGAGCTCCAGCAGCTCGTCGGGATCCTCGCTGTAGACCACCTGGGCGCCCGTGTTCTTCTGGATGAAGGAGATGATCGTCTCGAGCTTGTCGGTGATGCCGCCGGTCCCCTTGAGCACGCCGATCACCTTGGCTTCGTCGTAGGCGATGGCGAACTCTCCCAGCGTGCCGGACCGCCCCCCCATGAAGATGACCATGTCGCAGGAGCGGATGTTTTCGATCTCGCGCCCCATCAGACCGCTTCCCGTATAGATGATGGCGTCGTAGCCGTGGTACGGGGAGGCGTACTTCATGGCGTGCTCTTCGAAGTTCAGGGCGGGAGAGATGCCGATCACGGTCCCTCCCTCGGCGCGGGCGCCCAGCACCGCCTGGTGCGGCAGTCCCGGACAGGCGCCGGTGATCAGCACGCAGCCGCGGCGGGCGATCTCCTGGCCCATCCGGTAGGCCTTGTCAAGCGTCTCATGGCCGAGATCGCCGCCCGCCGATCCCATGACCCCGACCGAGATGCGCGGGCTTACTGAATCGCTGCTTCCCTTGTGGC is part of the Candidatus Polarisedimenticolia bacterium genome and harbors:
- a CDS encoding ammonia-forming cytochrome c nitrite reductase subunit c552, with translation MPCTRGSGNAGRPSRPSRTRTLLPAVLACLVLSCRSHENAHPAGPAATYVGAERCATCHQEETARWKLSAHGNHAFTTRPEVVKGDFELKNVYVYRGVTSRMSVKDGKYSMLTEGPSGNPETYPVDIVLGFRQTQVYLTRFPDGRYQVLPTYYDLEEQLWYDQTEGVVPSGGKKLTPKDHSFWANRGRTWNSGCSGCHGSQVEKNFDLASATYKTSWVDLTINCESCHGPGSLHVEAWSGASRGGDIDAARGGLIKLGELSPKRQVEVCAKCHAAKTTLQRGYKPGEDFLDYYEPIVPSTGNQFFSDGRNKGLNYNYIAHLQSSCYAKGDLTCTGCHDPHGSENPVDLREPQSNLPRLCIHCHADKKLGPEEHSHHDAAAVNCMDCHMPFVDILGRRLQARDHSISVPVPAVTQNFGAPNACNTCHRDRDPEWAAQAIKRWFKDEQTDRVNKAAAFFYGFRKDPAAPRALLSLFSDKSALSMPRRAGIPRILATYQDPSILTPLVDAMLDPQEEPLVRYQIVAAFASVPGPESDQALLRAVSRPENAMRRVAGVELARRGVRPKDPALQQRIQDVVKDYEEVVGDVRSDVPEDHAGLGDIYAKRGETDKALSEYRFALKLDPDLPQIRIQMGTALAERGEIDSAAEQFNAAAALLPSSPVPPFNLGVLYQQAKRPAEAIPHFTRALEIDPGHAEAQYFLALARLDTGEPRAAVELLTKFLSSHPRNAMAHFQLGRAYEAAGDRRGARDEYSRAVSIAPNLAEARTALGKLGS
- a CDS encoding cold-shock protein; the protein is MPKGKVKWFNNAKGYGFIQQEDGSDIFVHFSAIKGDGYKTLEEGQTVEFDITQGPKGLQAENVVKA